Part of the Desulfovibrio sp. ZJ209 genome, GCACAATGCCGTCAATGTGGGCCTTCGGCCGCTCATCACGCGCAAGGAGGCGAGCCGCATCCTCGACATGCTGCGCAGTGACCGCGAGCGCACCGTCTTCACCGGCCAGAACTGGAACCGCCGCTTCCGCGAATATTCCGAACGCCTGAAAAGCCCGGAGCTCGCCGTGGTGGCCGATGTGCTGCGGGAGCTTCTGCTCATCGGCCGTACCAAGGAACTCTCTTTCGGGGAGCGGCGCCTGCTCGAGCAGGCCATGAGCCTCGTGGGCGGCGAGCTCGCCGAGGTGCTGGGCCTTTCGGCGGAGGAACTGCGCGACGAGCTGACGGCCCTCTACGCCGCGGCCCAACCCACTGCCGAAACCCACTGCCAGAGCGCCTGAGCGCGGGGACACTTTCGCCAGATTCCGCCCCTCTGGCTCTGCCGGAAACGCGGCGCCCTCTTCGTGCGCGCATGTCTTGCCTGCCCATCTGCTTGTTCCCATTCAAAGTGCCAGCAAAGCCCGGGCGGAAGAGCGCGGCTTCGTTCAACTTTTTGCGAAATATCCGCTTTTTTCCTTGCCATTCGGGTGGGAATGCCCTAGTGTTGCTGCCGCACGCCTTGCATCCATCCCATCCTTCCGGCCCTTCGGGCTTCTGTCCGGCTTGGCACTCAGCTGCCCTCACCGTTGCTTGAAACCTCACTACCTTTATGCGCAAGAAAAAAACCACACCCACCCTGATTACTGACAATGGCCTGAGCCTCACCGACCTCAAAACCCGCAGCATGCAAGAGCTCATGGAGCTCGCCGAACAGTACGAGATCGAAAATGCCAGTTCCATGCGCAAGCAGGAGCTCATCTTCGCCCTCCTGTCCACCTGCGCCTCGCAAAACGGCGCCATATATGGCGACGGCGTGCTCGAGATCCTGCCGGACGGTTTCGGCTTTCTCCGCTCCCCGCTGTACAGCTTCATGCCCGGCCCCGACGACATCTATGTATCCCCCTCCCAGATCCGCCGCTTCTCGCTGCGCAAGGGCGATGTGGTTTCAGGCCAGATACGCCCCCCCAAGGAGGGCGAGCGGTATTTCGCCCTGCTCAAGGTGACGGAGATTGGCTTTGAGCCGCCGGAAAACGCCAAGAATCTCGTTCTCTTCGACAACCTGACCCCCATCTATCCCGACCGGCAGCTCGTCATGGAAAATGGCGAGAAGAATCTCTCCAACCGCGTCATCGACCTCATGGCGCCCATCGGCTGCGGCCAGCGCGGCCTTATCGTGGCGCCGCCGCGCACGGGCAAGACCATCCTGCTCCAGTCGCTCGCCAATGCCATCATCGCCAACAATCCCGACGTCTACCTCATCGTGCTGCTCATTGACGAGCGCCCCGAGGAAGTGACGGACATGGAGCGCACGGTCAAGAAGGCAGAGGTCATCAGCTCCACCTTCGACGAGCCGCCGCAGCGCCATGTGCAGGTCTGCGAAATGGTGCTCGAAAAGGCCAAGCGCCTTGTGGAGCGCAAGCGGGACGTGGTCATCCTGCTGGATTCCATCACGCGCCTCGGGCGCGCCTACAACGCGGTGACGCCCTCTTCCGGCCGGGTGCTCTCCGGCGGCCTGGACGCCAACGCCCTGCAGCGGCCCAAGCGCTTCTTCGGCGCGGCCCGCAATATCGAGGAAGGCGGCAGCCTCACCATCATCGCCACCGCGCTCATCGACACGGGCTCGCGCATGGACGAGGTCATTTTTGAGGAGTTCAAGGGCACGGGCAACATGGAGATCTATCTCGACCGCCACCTCTCCGAAAAGCGCGTCTTCCCGGCCATCGACATCAACCGCACGGGCACCCGCAAGGAAGACCTGCTGCTCCCGGACGACGTGCTCAACCGGGTCTGGCTGCTGCGCAAGATCCTCGCGCCCATGGCGCCGCTCGACAGCATGGAGTTCCTCCTCGACAAGATGCGCGGCACCCCCTCCAACAAGGACTTTCTCAACGCCATGGGCAAGTAGCCCCAGGCGTTGGCCTGCCCCGGCACGGCGCGCCCTTCCTCTTCCCGCGCCCTGCCGGGCTCTTCAGCCAGGATGTCGTCTCCCGATACTCCCGCGCCCCAAGTTACGCCGCCGCAACTCGAGCTGCCGTGGCCCTCATTGTGCGAGGGGCCAAGGCTTTTCATCCTTGCGACCACGCCGGGCGGCCGCAGCCAGAGTCTTGGCCGCTTTTTGGGCGCGGCCTTCGTGGCCTTCGGGGTGCTCCTCCTGCTCGTGGGCACCCAGAAAGGCCTTCCCCCGGCGCTGGCGGGCGGGGGCGCCTCTATTTTCGCCGGCCTTGGCCTGCTCGCGGCCGTGCGCCGGGGCGCGGCCCCGCTTTTGCTGCTGGATGGCGAGAGGGGCACGGCCATCCTGTGCCGGCGCCGCCTTGGCGCGCGGGCCTTCAGGACTTTTCCGCTAGAGGGCCTGGAATGGACTGCGAGCCCAGACGGGGGGCACGTCTTCATCCGCCCGCTGGCCAATGGCACAGCAGGCCAGGAGATCCCGGCCGTGCCCTCCCGCATTCCAGACCGGGAATGGCGGGAGGGGATGACGCTCCCCACGCCTGGGGGGGAAGCCGGGGCGGCTATCGCCGCGCTCAAGCTCTGGCAAAGCCTCGCCCGACAGGGTGAAGCGCCCGCTGTCCCCGATGCCTGCGACAGCGCCGAGTTCTCCACCCTTTTGGGCAAAAAGCTGCCTGCGGCACTTCTATCGAGCCTTGACGGAAGTGACGCGGCACTATGGCAGGCGGGAAAAGAAGAAGATGAGAGGGACGAGGCGCCGGCACGGCCCCTGCGCATGCCCTCCCCGCCCCATCCTGAAATCCGGCGCGCGCCTGATTTGCGGGAGAGTTCCGCCCGCAGGGACAAGCGGGACTAGGGGCCAGCTGGCCCTCTTCAGGCAAGCGCCGTGTGCAACCGTTCCACGCGCTCCAGCGCGCACCGCCAGGCTGCCTTGGAAGAGTCCTCATTTTGGAGCGCCATCTGCGCGTGCCCGGCGAAGATGCGCAGCATGGGCGGCTGCGAGAGCCAGAAGTCCTCGGGGAGCGGCGCGCCCCCCTGCCGGGCCCACTTCGTGAGCAGGCGGTCAACGGCTGCCCGCAGCCGCCCGGCGAGCACGGGCTGCGCCTGAATCAGCGCTTCGGCGCGGCCCTCAAGCAGGGGCATGAATTCCGGCGCCGAAAACGCGAGAAAGGCCCCCTGCCAGAAATCTTCCAGCAAGCGCGCCGCTGAGGGGTCAGGCCCCACTGGGACAAGCGTGTGCAGCCCGAGTTCGTCCCGGCCCGTACGCAGCAACTGCAAGCCGGGCCAATCCGCATCGCCCCGGATATCTTTCGGATGGTCCAGCACGGCGTGGACGGCGCGCGCCACGCCCTCGGGGCTGAACGCCGCCTTGCAGGCGAGGCGCGGCCGCTGGCAGCTCCAGCAGCCCACGCAGCTCATGGCCGCGCGGAGCACCCACTGCCCCGGCGAGACCGGGCCCGTCTCCCGGGCGTGCACGGGGCCCATGGAGAGGTTGAGCACGGGCACGCCCAGCCAGTCCGCAAGGTGCATGGGGCCGGTGTCGGGGGTGATGCAGAGGTCAAGGCCGCGCATGACGGCCGCCACCTCGCGCAGGGGCAGGCGACCGCAAAGGTTGGCTTGCGGCAGCCGGGCGAGCCGCCCTACTTCCTCCCCCAGTTCGCGCTCGGCCGGCCCCCCGAGAAAGACCGGCACGAGCCCTGAACGCACAAGGCGCCCGGCGAGGCGCGCCCAGAAGCGGGCGTCCGGGCGCTTGGCGGGTTCGCTCGCGCCGAGCACAAGGCCCACGCGCCCTTCCCTGGCGCGCTCCGGGCGCCCCGCCGGCGAAGGCCACGGAGAGCCCGGCGGCAGCACGTCCAGCCTGTGCAGGTCGGCCCAGTGAAAGGCATTGTGGCGGTTGTTGCGCGTGAGCGCCGTGCGGTACAATTGCCAGAAGCCCTTGACGCGCAAGGCGCCGCCCCCGGCCACGGGGCCGAGCTTGAGGGGGGCGGTGAGCTTCGCCATGCAGGCCGCGGCGTCCTCCCGGCTGTCAAGATTTATTGCCGCGGCATAGCGGCGGCCGGCCAGGGCCGGCAGGTGCTCCGGCGGGAAAAAGACGGCCTGCGGCGCGAGCGGCATGAGCTCCTGAAAAAAGCGCGGGTCGGCCGCCACCCACAGCGGGTGTCCCTGGTAGCGGCGCCCGAGCTCCATGAGCAGGGGGAAGGTGAGGATGAGATCCCCCATGCGCCTGAGCTGGAGGACGAGGACCGGGTCGGCGCTCATCCTGCCGCCGGGGTGGGAGCAGCTGCGCGCCCGATATTTCCCGGCATACCGTAAATGGCGCGCATTTCCGCCAGCAGGGTCTCCAGGCGGTGCGCCCAGGTGTGGCAGGCGAGCACCCGCCGCCGCCCCGCAGTGACGAGCCGCTGGCGCTCCCCCGGGTGCTCCAGATAGCGGCGCACCAGCTCGGGGATTTCGTCCGGCTCGCGGTAGCAGGCCATCTCCTCCGGGGTGAAAAGCTGCTCCATCTGCGGGCGCCAGTCGGTGAGTACGAAGGCCCCGGCGGCGGGCACATCGAAGACGCGCTGGTTGACCGCGCCCTTCATCTGCTTGCTCGTGCTGTTGAAATTGATGGCCGAATGCCCGTAAAAGGCCGGGAGCTGCGTATAATAGCTGAGCTCGCCAAGGTAGCGGGGCTGCGGCACGGCATCCCTGAACTCTATCTTCCAGCCGCCGTCGCCCACGATGAGCGGCCGGAAGGGCAAAAGACGCCGGACGCAATCATTGCGATACAGGCGCGTCGCCTGCCAGGTGATGGCGGTCTCATAGGCAAGCCGGGCCTCATTGTCCGGCAGGAGCAGGTAGCCGTCATAGACCCGGGGGAAGCGCTGGCAGAGAAAATCCGCCACGCTGCGAAATTCGCTGTGCGCAAAGGCCCCCGAGACCTCACGGAAGGGCAGGAGCAGCTCCCGCGGGAAGTGGCCCTGCTTGAGGCGCCCTCCCACCTTGTAGAGCATGGAATTGCCCACGAAGGACACATCGGCCTTCCACGCTTCGGGCACCGCCTTGCGCGTGGGCGCGAAGCGCTCGGGGTCCGTCCCGAGGGGCAGGTAGCGCACATGCTCAAAGCCCGCGGCCTCGAGGCTCGGCACATTGTCGGCGTCCCATGTGAACAGGGTCGTCCATGGGCTCACACAGCGGGTATAGAGGTGGATGATGAGGTGCGGATTGTCCACGAACCATGAGGCGAGCGGGAGCTGGAGTTTCGCCAGCAGGTCCATGAGGACGCCTTCCACGTCCACGCCCATGTGGTTGAGCGTGAGGCAGCAGTCCGGCCTGAAGGAAAGCACGGCCTCGAGGAGCTGGCGCACGAAGGCGTCCTGCGCCACCTCGCCCTCGCCCACCGACACAAGGTGATAGTCGATGCCGAGCTTGCGGCAGGCGCCCTCAAGCTCGCCCATGAGGAAATATTTGCTCGTCAGCAGAAGAACGCGGGGCTTGGTGCCGCGAAAGCGCGGCTGCACGGCGCGGCTCCAGAAATCAAAGCGCGCGCTCGCATTGAGGCTGTCACGCACCGCCCCGTAATAGGCCTTGTCGAGGCGCTGGTAAAAGGCCAGCGGCACGGGCAC contains:
- a CDS encoding CarD family transcriptional regulator, with product MFSPDKLVVYPAQGVGRIERIDHKDIGGIACEFYIVRIRANNITLMVPVHNAVNVGLRPLITRKEASRILDMLRSDRERTVFTGQNWNRRFREYSERLKSPELAVVADVLRELLLIGRTKELSFGERRLLEQAMSLVGGELAEVLGLSAEELRDELTALYAAAQPTAETHCQSA
- the rho gene encoding transcription termination factor Rho, whose translation is MRKKKTTPTLITDNGLSLTDLKTRSMQELMELAEQYEIENASSMRKQELIFALLSTCASQNGAIYGDGVLEILPDGFGFLRSPLYSFMPGPDDIYVSPSQIRRFSLRKGDVVSGQIRPPKEGERYFALLKVTEIGFEPPENAKNLVLFDNLTPIYPDRQLVMENGEKNLSNRVIDLMAPIGCGQRGLIVAPPRTGKTILLQSLANAIIANNPDVYLIVLLIDERPEEVTDMERTVKKAEVISSTFDEPPQRHVQVCEMVLEKAKRLVERKRDVVILLDSITRLGRAYNAVTPSSGRVLSGGLDANALQRPKRFFGAARNIEEGGSLTIIATALIDTGSRMDEVIFEEFKGTGNMEIYLDRHLSEKRVFPAIDINRTGTRKEDLLLPDDVLNRVWLLRKILAPMAPLDSMEFLLDKMRGTPSNKDFLNAMGK
- a CDS encoding glycosyltransferase family 9 protein, yielding MSADPVLVLQLRRMGDLILTFPLLMELGRRYQGHPLWVAADPRFFQELMPLAPQAVFFPPEHLPALAGRRYAAAINLDSREDAAACMAKLTAPLKLGPVAGGGALRVKGFWQLYRTALTRNNRHNAFHWADLHRLDVLPPGSPWPSPAGRPERAREGRVGLVLGASEPAKRPDARFWARLAGRLVRSGLVPVFLGGPAERELGEEVGRLARLPQANLCGRLPLREVAAVMRGLDLCITPDTGPMHLADWLGVPVLNLSMGPVHARETGPVSPGQWVLRAAMSCVGCWSCQRPRLACKAAFSPEGVARAVHAVLDHPKDIRGDADWPGLQLLRTGRDELGLHTLVPVGPDPSAARLLEDFWQGAFLAFSAPEFMPLLEGRAEALIQAQPVLAGRLRAAVDRLLTKWARQGGAPLPEDFWLSQPPMLRIFAGHAQMALQNEDSSKAAWRCALERVERLHTALA
- a CDS encoding glycosyltransferase encodes the protein MKSGDGAERRYEAVAAPGATGRPADIIAHEKGRSLAMLGPGGPRRELAPVESFLAEQAGKGDEAVLPVLLGAGLGHALGHLLAAWSGPLAVVDKEAELEALTGTLAALPEASRERLLVVNAEEPGAALAELTRWQLAHGGKPLVPVPLAFYQRLDKAYYGAVRDSLNASARFDFWSRAVQPRFRGTKPRVLLLTSKYFLMGELEGACRKLGIDYHLVSVGEGEVAQDAFVRQLLEAVLSFRPDCCLTLNHMGVDVEGVLMDLLAKLQLPLASWFVDNPHLIIHLYTRCVSPWTTLFTWDADNVPSLEAAGFEHVRYLPLGTDPERFAPTRKAVPEAWKADVSFVGNSMLYKVGGRLKQGHFPRELLLPFREVSGAFAHSEFRSVADFLCQRFPRVYDGYLLLPDNEARLAYETAITWQATRLYRNDCVRRLLPFRPLIVGDGGWKIEFRDAVPQPRYLGELSYYTQLPAFYGHSAINFNSTSKQMKGAVNQRVFDVPAAGAFVLTDWRPQMEQLFTPEEMACYREPDEIPELVRRYLEHPGERQRLVTAGRRRVLACHTWAHRLETLLAEMRAIYGMPGNIGRAAAPTPAAG